The Anaerobacillus sp. CMMVII region TTGCTCATCTGTATTTGAAATTTGATTTAGTTGATTAATAACTAGCTCTTGTCGCTGTACTGTATGGTTTTGACTTAACTTAGCTTTTCCTTCTATATTATTGATTTTTATTTTGAAACCTTGTATTCCTTTGCTCATACTAGTGAGAAATTCAGGATCTACATCCTGCAATTTGTATGAACTGTCAGGTGTTTCATATTTTAACACCATTTCCTGTAAGGAACCCATTAACTCCTTTTCGTCCTCTAAAAGCTCGACTTCTCCATAAACATGAACTGTCACGTAATTCCATGTGGGTACTGCTTGATTCGTCTCATACCAAGATGGGGAGATATAACAATGAGGACCATGGAAAATGGCGAGAACTGTTTGATTTTCGATATCTTTCCACTGAGGGTTTGGACGAGCAAAGTGTCCATATAAAAATGTTTTCTCCTTGTTCAATATTAACGGTAAATGAGTTGCAACTGGCATTCCATGGTGCTGAGAAAAAAGAGTCGCAAAACTATGGTCTTTCATAATGTCGTAATTTAAAGTTTCATCTATGATATTAAAATGTGAAGGGGTATACATACGAATCCACCTTTCAAAAAAAGTTATCTGAGTATTTTTGTCATGATAAAGTCTATTTGTTCTTCATCCCCCATATAAAAAGAGTGGGTTCCAGTTTGGACAAATCCCATTTTTTTATAAAAGGCAATAGCATTTTCATTTTTTTCCCATACGCCTAGCCAGATTTTCTTTTTATTCCGTTCCATTGCAGTTTCCATTGCTTTATTCAGCAGATATTTACCTAGCCCATGTTTATGAAATTTGTTCTTTATATAAACCCTCTCAATTTCAAGTAGTTCCTCACCCATTTCTTCTGACTGAGCATCATTCGTATTGACCTTTAAATATCCAGCAACTTCATCATGAAAATAAACAAAAAAGAATTCCGAAGAAGGATTGGATAATTCTTTTTCTAATTGTTTTAAGTTAAATGCTCTTGCCAAATAGGCTTTCATGTTTTCAGGTGAATTCTGATCTTTAAATGTATCGTTGAATGTTTCAATACTAATTTCTTGAAGTATTTGTAAATCATCAAGGTTGCACTTTTTTATTTTTACAGTCATGTTAAAATCTCGCTCCTTTACATCATCAATAATTTCGCGTGTTTCCCTTTTTTACAATCTCCCAGTCTTTTTCGATATTTTTTCTTACCTTTTGAAGAAGATTGAAAAGGCTATCTACTTCAGTTTCGGAAAATCCCATTAATGCGACACTATTCGAATGTTCATTTTCTCTTTGATAAAAGGAAAAACAGTTTCCCCTTTTTTTGTTGGAAACAGCTTTTTAATTTTTCTGTTATGTGTATCTTCTATCTTTTCAATAAAGCCATTCAATTCAAGTTTTTTTATCGCACGAGCTGCTGTTGTTCGGTCCACTTTTATCATCTCAGCTAACTTTTCTTGAATGATTCCTGGGTTTTCACATATTCGCACAATATATAAATACTGCCCTTTTGTAAGGTCGTATTCTTTGAATTCTATATTACTTATAGAATCCAGTGCTCTTGCGATCATTCCAATTTCACGAAGAATTTCCTTCATAATGGCCTCCTTCCCTGTAAATGCAATAGAAATAACATATATTAAATCTAATTGAAAAATGTTGCATTTGCAACAAAAAAATAACGAAGAGGTCGAGTACAATGAAATATATTTTTACGAATCGCATTGGAAAATATTGAGTATTCGCCACAATGCTCAATAAATATTAAACTTATAATATCCGTCCCTATCAGAGTATAATGTGAAGAGGGCACCTTCTGGCAATAATCAAACATTCGCGAAAATGGATCAATCAAATTGATAAGTTCATCACACGTTGAAGCAGTTGTGAAGCTTGTTCTAACCTATGATATTATATTTAAGAATATTTACCATGTTCGAGGCAGCGGTTGAGCATTACAAAGGTATTTCTGCACCTTGGACAAGTACTATAGAACTCAAGATAACCTTGAAAAATGATGTAATAAGCAAATATTTGGAAAAGACACTCTAGCGAGTTTGAAAGGATTGATGATATGAAATTAGGATTCATAAGTGATACGCATGGAGGTTATGAAAATGTCGTCCAAGTTCTAAAACTTCTTAAAGACTCTGATCAAATTTGCCATTTGGGTGATGTCCTTTATCATGGTCCAAGAAACAATATTCCGACCACTTATAACCCGAAAAAATTGGTCGATACCCTTAAGGGAAGGTCAGATATTATATATGTTCGCGGAAATTGTGATGCGGATGTCGACGAGACTGTTTTGGAGCAAGACCTTTCTAGTAAATCGAGGGTTATTACCTTCGACAATTACAAATTTTTTCTCGTACACGGATATGAAGAGACGGAAGAAGAGCGCATTCAGTTGGCAAAAAAACATGGGTGTCAGGTTGTTATCTCAGGTCATACTCATGTCAAAGTTCTCAAAGAACAAGACGGGATAATCGTACTAAATCCTGGAAGCACGACAATTCCTAAAGATGGTACAACATCCTTTGCGTTTTATGAAAATGGTCAAATTGAACTTTGGGATCTTGATAGCGAGTCTGTAATCAAGATTTTTAAATTGTAAAATGAATTTTTCGAATGGTGATTATTAAACGGTAGAACTAGGGATTTCGTTACAGTGATACCTCGAAAATATTGTTCCGCAAACATATTTCACAGGCATTGTCGATAAATCGTGAAACATCTTTGAAACAAGCGATTTGGGGAAGTCACAGTAGAGAGATTTAGAAGTGAAAATGAATTTATTAACAAATGTGGAGGTATATTCTTTCGAATATATCTATTTTTTTGTTGTCATTAAATATACAATGTTTTAGGGAGAATTCCTTGGTGCACACCATTTCTCTTTTACAGTTCCTTAAAAACAAAGTAACAAATATAAAAACTGCAATAAATTAAGGATGGATTCTAACATGTTAAGAATAAGTAATATTAAGCTTCGAGCCGATTTTGACCCAAGTAAGGAACAGGAACTTTTAGTAAAGAAAATCCAGAAAGTACTAAAGGTCAAACAGGACAAAATATTGTCTTTTAGTATATCTAAGAAGTCGATCGACGCAAGGGAAAAACATAATGTCCAGCTTGTGTATTCTGTTGATGTTGAAGTCAAAAATGAGAAATTGTATTTAGGAATTAATAATGTATCTTCCTTTGAGCCATTAGAATATGTGATCAAGAAAACTAAAAAAATCACCCGTCCTGTAGTAGTTGGCAGTGGTCCTGCTGGGCTTTTCTGTGCCCTAGTATTAGCAGAACATGGGTTAAACCCAATTGTTGTAGAGCAGGGAATGGACGTCGATAAAAGGAAAGTTGCTGTTGAGAGGTTTTGGAAATACGGAGAACTTGACACAAATTCTAATGTTCAATTTGGAGAAGGTGGGGCAGGAACATTTTCCGATGGTAAATTAACAACAGGCATAAAAAATACTAGAATTCCGAAAGTGTTTAATGAATTAATAGAAGCTGGTGCTCCAGCAGAAATCGCCTACCTATCAAAACCTCATATTGGAACTGACATTTTGATAACGGTTTGTAGGAATATTCGAAAAAAAAATCGAACGACTAGGTGGAGAAGTGCGTTTCGAAACAAAAATGAAGGAACTTATTATTGAAAATGGTGCAGTTAGAGGCGTGCTACTAGAACAACAAGGAAAAACAGAGTCAATTGAAACTGATGCAGTGGTACTCGCGATCGGCCATAGTGCCAGGGATACATTTTATATGTTAAAGGATTTAGGTGTAGACATGATACCGAAGCCTTTTGCAGTAGGTGTCCGTATTGAACATCTCCAAAAATCCATTGATGAACAGCAATTCGGTTCTTTTGCCAGTAGTCCCCTACTTGGCGCATCTGAATATAAGTTGAACGCACATCTTGCTAATGGAAGAGGTGCTTACACGTTTTGTATGTGTCCTGGAGGTCATGTTGTTGCTGCTGCATCAGAAAAAAATACAGTCGTTACAAATGGTATGAGCTATAGTGCAAGAAGTGGTGAAAATGCTAACAGTGCATTGCTTGTTTCTGTCTCACCAAATGATTTTAATGGAGACATTTTGGGGGCTATTGAATTTCAAAGAAAACTAGAACGAAAAGCCTTTGAAGTTGGTGGCAGAAATTATTACGCACCAGTCCAACTGGTTGGAGACTTCTTAGCAGATAAACCTAGTAAACAACTCGGGCGTGTTATCCCAACTTATACCCCAGGTGTCACACCTACGGATTTAAGAGAATGTCTTGATGAATTTATCGTTGATAGTTTAAAAGATGGCTTACGAGCAATGGATAAAAAACTTGCGGGCTTTATCAAACACGATGCTGTTTTATCAGCTGTAGAAAGCCGAAGTTCATCACCAGTTACAATTAGGCGAAATCCGCTGACATTTGAGTCAAACATCAAAGGGTTATACCCTTGTGGTGAAGGGGCAGGTTATGCTGGAGGAATCACGTCTAGTGCTGTTGACGGCATTAAATGTGCAGAAGCGTTAATGGAGATTGAAGTTTAGATCTCGTCACAATGTAAAACTGAAAAATAGTATGTTTCACAGGCATTGTCGATAATAAATCATGAAACGTCTGTGAAACAGAAACTTCGGGGGAAAACCTTTTAGGAGGAAACCAATTTGAATAAGGAATTGTCACAAGAACAACGTGAAGTACTACTCGGAACCTTAAAAGTTCGTTTTGAGAAAAACATGAACCGCCATAAAGATCTTGAATGGGATAAAGTACAAGCTAAGATCGAAACTAATCCTGAAAAACTGTGGTCCCTCAATGAAATGGAAGGAACTGGCGGTGAACCTGATGTAGTTGACCATGATAATAAGACGGGCGAATACATTTTTTATGATTGTTCAGCGGAAAGTCCTAAAGGTCGTAGAAGTGTTTGTTACGACCATGAAGCACTAGAATCAAGGAAAAAGCACAAGCCAGAAAATAACGCTATCGATATGGCAACTGCCATGGGCATTGAACTTTTAACGGAGGAACAATACCGAAAGCTGCAGGAACTTGGAAGTTTTGATATGAAAACGTCGAGCTGGGTGCAAACACCTGCAAATATTAGAAAACTCGGCGGAGCCATCTTTTGTGATCGTCGCTACGACACTGTCTTTGTATACCACAATGGAGCAGAATCCTACTATGCTGCAAGAGGTTTCCGTGGCTCGCTAAGGGTATGAATATTGCAGACACAGTGGCACTGCGAAGTGGAATTTACCCGGATAAAATAAAAAATAGTCTAATATAATAAGAAGCCAAAATAAGCATTTAAGTGAATGAAATAATGCATATTTTGGCTTCTTTGAGATTTATAGTTGTTTTACTAACGCATCCTTTAGTTTAAGATAATTTTTCATGGCAACAATAAATTTAGAGATTTGGAGAAACCTTATGGATATTCAAGAACAGCTCAATCAACATTTAAAAGAGATTGATAGACTAAAAAAAATATACTATTAAAAAGTGAAAAGGGGATATAGTGGTGGCAAAGAAAAGAAATAATCAAGACTGGGTAGAGGCTAAAAAGATCTGTCGATTAAATGATTCAGATATACAAATGGCGAAGGAACTAGGGATGAAACCAAAGTCTTTAATTAAAAATATCCCTGTGCCTAATGAACAATGGAAAGCACCTGTAAAACTATGGGTTCGTGAGTTATATGAAGAAAAGTTTGGAAGGATCCTAACCGCTACGTCATCTCTCAATAAAGAAAAAAACAAAAACGAGGAGTTTTACGATAAGGAGTTGCCGTTTTGATGAAATCTAAGGTACCTAATGAAGAAATAAAAGTTATTTTAAGAGCAGCTGATGAAATTATTGCACGAGGTGGAAGAACACTTCTCGCCAAAATATTAAAGGGTTCACGAGAAAAGAAAGTATTAGAGTTGGGCTTAGATAGTTGTCCTGTATATGGTTATTTTAAGTCAGAGAAGTTAGAAGAAATTATTCAAAAGATTGATTGGATGGTTGACTATGATTTCCTAGATATTGAGTATCATGGAAAACTACCAATGATCATTTTACAGAACGGGGCTGGCAGATTGAGTCCGATCAATATACGGATGAGCTTTTAAATCAATGGAGGCAATGGTTAAAACATGGGCAGCAAAGTCCAGATATGACCTATTTAAAGGATCGGAATAGGGAGTTGATTCTATTACTTCTAGAGAAGATAAAATATTCAGGAGATCAATCGCTTATCCCTTATTTAAAATTATGGGAGAAAGTTGATTATAAGAAGGTAAGAGCTGAGATTTTAAAAACCATAGATGTATTGGAATACAAAAAGCCGGTGGATGTTCAGGCTGCACAGGATAGAACAGAGTCTATCAATGAGGCTTTAAAGGGCTCAGCACCGCAAGATCTTCTTTTAAAATGCTGGGAATGTAGCAAGCGATTTACTTTTACAATAGCGGAGCAGAAATTTTATAAGCAGAAAGGTTTTGCATTACCGAAAAGATGTAAAAAATGCCGAAGCGATAGGGGGTGATTTCTTTTTAGTTTATTTGTAAGAATCTACATACAGTAAAGGTTGTATCTTAATATTTATAGGTGATTGGTTTCACAAAACGTACCTGATTACGGAGGAGGTAGTTTAACATTAGTAGTGGGGAGGCTAGATTATTATAAATTTTCTTAACGGATAGAAACGATAAGGTATTGTCAAAAAATGGGAATTAATTGACAAATGTAAGAATTCTATTAAACTATAAATAGTTGTACCCTCAAACTCTTCTTTATTATGTTAGCTACTCTTCCAAGGCTTTATTTGCATTTTAATTTCTCCAATTTAAGACACATTATAATTCTTCTTTTCACTCGCAATAACGCTCACTAATTTTTAAAAATCTTTCCTGAATTCAAATGAAATATAAATGGAGATAATTCATTTATGGCGAAGTATGGAGTTTCTGAATACGGTTTATGATTCCGATTGAGGTCTATTAAAGGTCAGTGAAGGTAACGCCAAATTTTAATAGTAGAAGAAATTGAGGAAAGAACGGATTTCAAATTAATTAAGTCATTTACGCTACCTGAATAATTTTAAAGTTAGTCCACTAATTTTTTTACAATAGTTTATTGAGGGTCCTGTAAAAGACATGACCATTGGATAGGAGAAGGGATGCTATGGGATTTGAAGAAGAATACCAGATCTTTATGAATGCTCACTTACAGACAAGAACCGGTGAATGTTTGCGGCGCTTAGAAGAGGGTCACAAACATGCTGAAATGTTGTTTTTGAAAGAAGTGTGGTGGCCTTTATTTCACCATTTTCGGTATCTGTATCCAGAATATGAAGTCAATGATTTCAAGGATGGCGTAAGGTATTTGGATTTTGCTTATATCCGGCCCGCTATCCGAATTTGCTTTGAGATTGACGGATACGGCCCTCACTTAAAGAACATAAGCAGATGGCAATTTTCCGACAGCTTGGAACGTCAAAACCAGTTGGTGATTGACGGATGGACCGTGATACGCTTTTCTTATGACCAAGTTAAAGAGAAGCCTCGTCGATGCCAACAAATTGTTCAGCAAGTGATTGGCCGATGGGTGGGGGATGAACTTGACCTGACCACCTTATCCTTAGTAGAAAAGGAAGTGCTGCGTCTAGCGATTCGAAAAGGAGAAGTCATATACCCTATAGAAGTCGAGAAGTATTTGAAGCTAAGTGGCAAGACGGTAAAAAAAGTTCTTTCTCAACTAGTCGATAAAAAGATGCTAATTCCCGCATCAGGGGTCGTGAGGGTCCGCTCTTATCGGCTGGGGGATCAGGTTAAGAACCCAATCTGATAAATAAACGGAGAAATTTCTCTTATTTAGTAATTAGCACTGAAAATAGCTTAAATAGACGGAGAAATTCCGCCTATTGATGCGAAAAACCTTAAATTGGGTAATTTTTCTTTGAATAACCGGAAAATCTCCCCTTATATCCCCCGGAACGAGCTCTATTCTGCATTTAACCGGAAAACCTCCGCTTATTTTACTATTGCTAGTTACTCAATTATTGACAATACTTCTTATTTAATGGAGGTGAGAGCAGAAGTGGTACATTCTTATGCCCGTAATCAACCTTTTTCAAGGTAGTTATGATGCATAGGCAAAGAGGTGGGAACCGAGTACTATAGGTATTCGGGTTATTCACCTGTATGTGATAGCGGAGTGGGATAAAGATTATTGTCGTAAACCCTAAAATAAACATTAGCAAAGAACAGTGACACCTCGAAAAATTTGTTCCGCAAGAATGTTTCACGGTCGTTGTCGATAATTCATCAAACATCTGTGAAACAAGAACTTCGGGGAGTCATAGTGAAACCTTAAGCCTTAAAATTTTGTCGAACCATTGATTATTGACAAGTTTAGCAGAACATGAAATTATGTATACAGATAGCCTCACATTGCCTCGTGCTTACTCACATTTATTTAAACCTTCTTAACTTGAAATCCCTGAAAAGTAAAAACTACTAATGAATTAAACCCCTGTTTTGGAACCACTTCAAAATTGAACTTCGAGTTACCCTACCTTAACACCCTTTTCTACTAAACTCTTTCTACCAAAACTGTTCAAAAAACCAATCAGCAAAGGAGTGTGAAATCGAATAACGAACCAACTAGGACTAGGTATATTTTATGGTATTTAAATTATTTGAAGGAGGATTACTAATGGGTCACGACATTTCAGGCTTTAATAAAGCAGGAGAAGAAATTGCTTATGCACGATTTAGCATGGGGAATTATAATGCCATTATACTGTACAGTTTACTAGATGCAGATGATTACTATGCAGGAGTTAGTGGATCAGGCAAGGGTTCTACTTTTTCAACACAACAAATTGAAAAGGCTTTGAATTCATATCAACAGATATACAGTAATGGTAATTCTACCATGTCGGAAAATGATTCCTTAGATTGGGATCAAAAACAAATTCTAGATTTTTACTTAACTGTTTAGCAACAGCACAAAGAGAAGGGAGTGTGGGAGTGTTTTTTGGCTAATTTTTTTTAAGAATGTTTGCTGAATTCTTCTACTTGTCTCAGTTCCCACTATAGTAGCAATTACTTCATATGTAACAAATTTGCATTCCTCTGCCCGCCAATCTATGGGTTTTTTAACTCCCTAAAAATCACCAGTTAAACTTAGAAATACTATTAAACAGCTACTTTCATACCGACAAAACCATCCTTGTACTCTATTTAATATTACCCATTACCAAATATAGAAGTTCCATCCTTTGGCCTTTGTTAAGGTACTAAGATTTGGTTTTCATTAAAAAAGCATGGGGAAAGCATAGAAACGGTTCTTGTGGATTCTGTAGGAAGCAGCAGAACCGTTCCCACGCTTCTTTTGATATAATATAAAGAAAAACGGTGTCTCTCATTTACTTAGTAAAGCTATTCATTTAAAAATGAATGACAGAGTTATGGTTGATAAAAAATACGAAAAAATGTGTCAGTAACAATAGCAATCTTACTTATTCTACTATATATAGTTAAAATGCTCTTATGTATAAACTGGCACTTTTGTACCAGGTCGACTTGAACTAGGGAATTCTTACATGATCGGACACTAAAGTGAGTATTTCTAGAGATTTTTATACATTTGAAGAAAATTGAGCTAATAGAATAATCATTATAGAAAATTATAAATGAACGGGAGGCGCATGTTAATGAAATGGTCAGAAGTTCGTCAGCTTTTCCCAGAACGTTGTGTCTTAATAGAGGTACTAAAATCAAAAACTATAGGTAGAGAAAGAGTGATTGATGAAATGTCAGTTATTGATCAATTTGAGAACGGCAATGCTGCATGGAAAGTGTATAAAAAACTAAATGCTGAAAATCAAAGCCGTGAATTATATATCTTTCACACAAATAATGAGGAAATAAAAGTAATTGAGCAACCGTATATTGGAGTGCGAAGAAGAGTATGAAATTTGAAATGGATGACTATTTGCCCCTAGTTTCTGCCCGGGTTGAATACATTGGAAGGAAAAAAACTTTTAGTAACGTCCTACTAGATACTGGGTGTTCTTCAACCATATTAGATACGGATTTATGTGAAGAAATCGGACTATTACTTGATTTAGAAAAAGCTACAACGAGAAAAATGTATGGAATTGGCGGCACTGAAATCTGTATAGAACAAAAGTGAGCCATATGACAATTGATAAGTTCCAAATCAATGACTTTACTATACAGCTTGGTGATGTTAGAGAAATGCATGGTTTTGATGGGATCATAGGCAGCGATTTTTTTCTAGCAAATAGATTAATCATCGACTTTGTAAATATGGAAGTTCGAAAAAATTAAAAAGGCAACTAACCCTTATGCGGAAGTTGCCTTTTCACGATATGTAATCACAACTCCGACTTGATTAAACCTCTTTATTCATCTCCAATTCTCACACTCAACTGTGTCTTGCAT contains the following coding sequences:
- a CDS encoding FMN-binding negative transcriptional regulator, with amino-acid sequence MYTPSHFNIIDETLNYDIMKDHSFATLFSQHHGMPVATHLPLILNKEKTFLYGHFARPNPQWKDIENQTVLAIFHGPHCYISPSWYETNQAVPTWNYVTVHVYGEVELLEDEKELMGSLQEMVLKYETPDSSYKLQDVDPEFLTSMSKGIQGFKIKINNIEGKAKLSQNHTVQRQELVINQLNQISNTDEQQISSLMKTNLKK
- a CDS encoding GNAT family N-acetyltransferase, which encodes MTVKIKKCNLDDLQILQEISIETFNDTFKDQNSPENMKAYLARAFNLKQLEKELSNPSSEFFFVYFHDEVAGYLKVNTNDAQSEEMGEELLEIERVYIKNKFHKHGLGKYLLNKAMETAMERNKKKIWLGVWEKNENAIAFYKKMGFVQTGTHSFYMGDEEQIDFIMTKILR
- the yfcE gene encoding phosphodiesterase, producing the protein MKLGFISDTHGGYENVVQVLKLLKDSDQICHLGDVLYHGPRNNIPTTYNPKKLVDTLKGRSDIIYVRGNCDADVDETVLEQDLSSKSRVITFDNYKFFLVHGYEETEEERIQLAKKHGCQVVISGHTHVKVLKEQDGIIVLNPGSTTIPKDGTTSFAFYENGQIELWDLDSESVIKIFKL
- a CDS encoding FAD-binding protein, producing the protein MLRISNIKLRADFDPSKEQELLVKKIQKVLKVKQDKILSFSISKKSIDAREKHNVQLVYSVDVEVKNEKLYLGINNVSSFEPLEYVIKKTKKITRPVVVGSGPAGLFCALVLAEHGLNPIVVEQGMDVDKRKVAVERFWKYGELDTNSNVQFGEGGAGTFSDGKLTTGIKNTRIPKVFNELIEAGAPAEIAYLSKPHIGTDILITVCRNIRKKNRTTRWRSAFRNKNEGTYY
- a CDS encoding NAD(P)/FAD-dependent oxidoreductase, producing MRFETKMKELIIENGAVRGVLLEQQGKTESIETDAVVLAIGHSARDTFYMLKDLGVDMIPKPFAVGVRIEHLQKSIDEQQFGSFASSPLLGASEYKLNAHLANGRGAYTFCMCPGGHVVAAASEKNTVVTNGMSYSARSGENANSALLVSVSPNDFNGDILGAIEFQRKLERKAFEVGGRNYYAPVQLVGDFLADKPSKQLGRVIPTYTPGVTPTDLRECLDEFIVDSLKDGLRAMDKKLAGFIKHDAVLSAVESRSSSPVTIRRNPLTFESNIKGLYPCGEGAGYAGGITSSAVDGIKCAEALMEIEV
- a CDS encoding DUF4256 domain-containing protein produces the protein MNKELSQEQREVLLGTLKVRFEKNMNRHKDLEWDKVQAKIETNPEKLWSLNEMEGTGGEPDVVDHDNKTGEYIFYDCSAESPKGRRSVCYDHEALESRKKHKPENNAIDMATAMGIELLTEEQYRKLQELGSFDMKTSSWVQTPANIRKLGGAIFCDRRYDTVFVYHNGAESYYAARGFRGSLRV
- a CDS encoding RQC-minor-1 family DNA-binding protein, which translates into the protein MKSKVPNEEIKVILRAADEIIARGGRTLLAKILKGSREKKVLELGLDSCPVYGYFKSEKLEEIIQKIDWMVDYDFLDIEYHGKLPMIILQNGAGRLSPINIRMSF
- a CDS encoding zinc-ribbon domain-containing protein, coding for MTYLKDRNRELILLLLEKIKYSGDQSLIPYLKLWEKVDYKKVRAEILKTIDVLEYKKPVDVQAAQDRTESINEALKGSAPQDLLLKCWECSKRFTFTIAEQKFYKQKGFALPKRCKKCRSDRG
- a CDS encoding DNA-binding response regulator; this translates as MGFEEEYQIFMNAHLQTRTGECLRRLEEGHKHAEMLFLKEVWWPLFHHFRYLYPEYEVNDFKDGVRYLDFAYIRPAIRICFEIDGYGPHLKNISRWQFSDSLERQNQLVIDGWTVIRFSYDQVKEKPRRCQQIVQQVIGRWVGDELDLTTLSLVEKEVLRLAIRKGEVIYPIEVEKYLKLSGKTVKKVLSQLVDKKMLIPASGVVRVRSYRLGDQVKNPI
- a CDS encoding retropepsin-like domain-containing protein, yielding MKFEMDDYLPLVSARVEYIGRKKTFSNVLLDTGCSSTILDTDLCEEIGLLLDLEKATTRKMYGIGGTEICIEQK